A stretch of Mauremys reevesii isolate NIE-2019 linkage group 25, ASM1616193v1, whole genome shotgun sequence DNA encodes these proteins:
- the ZC3H10 gene encoding zinc finger CCCH domain-containing protein 10 isoform X1: MVTPTGCARCMLGGSGRKDHRVVPVEGGRGRSLWLLEQDAAGERLPELAPPGGEGVGGKMPDRDNYNNGSSGDEAGANSDDICRDFLRNVCKRGKRCRFRHPDISEVTNLGVRKNEFIFCHDFQNKECVRLNCRFIHGTKEDEDYYKKTGELPLRLRQKVAAGLGLSPADLPNSKEEVPICRDFLKGDCQRGAKCKFQHLQREYEYDARVIAARDPSIATTVRRYDPYDVMYDPDRYDDHDPVLKRRRVDGLHFETYEYSFTNPRTVEYRLLEEENIMLRKRVEDLKKQVNNLLATNEVLLEQNAQFRNQAKVMTLSSTATATEQTLAPTVGTVTNYNHSIAQTHTTLSSQALQPRPVTQQDLVAPAGAQAAPPTNAAPPMNPEITPLSAALAQTIAQGMAPPVSMAPVAVSVAPVAVSMAQPLGGITMSHATTPMVTYPIASQSMRITAMPH; this comes from the exons ATGGTAACCCCGACGGGCTGCGCGCGCTGCATGCTGGGAGGATCCGGCCGGAAGGACCATAGAGTAGTTCCGGTGGAGGGCGGAAGAGGCCGCTCTTTGTGGCTGCTGGAGCAGGACGCGGCCGGAGAGCGG TTGCCTGAGCTCGCGCCACCAGGAGGGGAGGGCGTAGGTGGGAAAATGCCCGACCGTGACAACTACAACAATGGCAGTAGCGGCGACGAGGCGGGCGCCAACTCCGACGACATCTGCCGCGACTTCCTGCGCAACGTCTGTAAGCGAGGCAAGCGCTGCCGCTTCCGGCACCCCGACATCAGCGAGGTCACCAACCTGGGTGTGCGCAAGAACGAATTCATCTTCTGCCACGACTTCCAGAACAAGGAGTGCGTGCGCCTCAACTGCCGCTTCATCCACGGCACCAAGGAGGACGAGGACTATTACAAGAAGACGGGGGAGCTGCCCCTGCGCCTGCGCCAGAAGGTGGCGGCTGGACTCGGCCTCTCCCCGGCGGACCTGCCGAACAGCAAGGAGGAGGTGCCGATATGCAGGGACTTCCTGAAGGGCGACTGCCAGCGGGGAGCCAAGTGCAAGTTCCAGCACTTGCAGCGGGAGTACGAGTACGACGCCCGGGTCATTGCGGCCCGGGACCCCAGCATTGCCACCACCGTGCGCCGCTACGACCCCTACGACGTCATGTATGACCCCGACCGCTACGACGACCACGACCCGGTGCTGAAGCGGAGGCGGGTGGACGGGCTGCACTTCGAAACCTACGAGTACAGCTTCACCAACCCGCGCACGGTGGAGTACCGGCTCctggaggaggagaacatcatGCTGCGCAAGCGCGTGGAGGACCTCAAGAAGCAGGTCAACAACCTGCTGGCGACCAACGAGGTGCTGCTGGAGCAGAACGCCCAGTTCCGAAACCAGGCCAAAGTCATGACTCTCAGCTCCACCGCCACGGCCACCGAGCAGACCCTGGCCCCGACCGTGGGCACTGTCACCAATTATAACCACAGCATTGCCCAGACTCACACCACGCTCAGCAGCCAGGCCCTCCAGCCGCGCCCCGTCACCCAGCAGGATTTGGTGGCTCCGGCCGGAGCGCAGGCAGCACCCCCCACCAACGCAGCGCCCCCCATGAACCCTGAAATCACCCCACTCTCGGCTGCTCTGGCTCAGACCATCGCACAGGGCATGGCTCCTCCGGTCTCCATGGCGCCCGTGGCAGTGTCGGTGGCGCCCGTGGCAGTTTCAATGGCACAGCCGCTGGGAGGTATCACCATGAGCCACGCCACCACGCCCATGGTGACATACCCCATTGCGTCGCAGAGCATGAGGATAACAGCCATGCCACACTAA
- the RPL41 gene encoding 60S ribosomal protein L41, translating to MRGGLPPGSCCGGSPHVPGPVPRALHARGRHRPVASCAHVGLGSGLRADAPPGPCLAGIGGAAPSGVGAMGAAGSGLPGPIVTRAPALSLAPSSKAPQKCGGGRFAAFNFPSGTIWSVQQWRKKRMRRLKRKRRKMRQRSK from the exons ATGCGGGGGGGGTTGCCCCCAGGCTCGTGCTGCGGGGGGAGCCCCCACgtcccaggccctgtgccccGGGCTCTCCACGCGCGTGGGAGGCACCGGCCTGTGGCGTCCTGCGCCCACGTGGGGCTGGGCTCGGGGCTGCGAGCTGATGCCCCCCCGGGCCCCTGCTTGGCTGGCATCGGGGGAGCGGCCCCCTCCGGCGTGGGGGCGATGGGGGCGGCGGGTTCAGGTCTGCCGGGCCCCATTGTTACGCGGGCCCCGGCCCTTTCCTTAGCACCCAGCAGTAAAGCCCCACAGAAatgcgggggggggaggtttgCTGCCTTTAATTTCCCCTCGGGCACCATTTGGTCAGTGCAGCAG TGGCGAAAGAAGCGTATGCGCAG GCTGAAGCGCAAAAGGAGAAAGATGAGGCAGAGGTCTAAGTAG
- the ESYT1 gene encoding extended synaptotagmin-1 isoform X2, protein MEKLLVENIAPMIRASNTHLQTFAFTKVDMGEKPLRVMGVNVHTGQNKKQILLDLTISYVGDVHIDVEVKKFFCKAGVKGMQLHGVLRVILEPLIGDMPIVGALTMFFIRRPTLDINWTGMTNLLDIPGLSSLSDSMIMDSIAAFLVLPNRLLVPLVPDLQDAAQLRSPLPRGIVRVHLREARDLQSKDKYVKGLIEGKSDPYALVRVGTQVFTSRVIDENLNPAWNETYEFVVHEVPGQELEVEVFDKDPDQDDFLGRMKLDFGEVLQARVLEEWFPLQDGGRGQLHLRLEWLKLLSDASKLEQVLQRNRGISSKPEAPSAAILVIYLDRAQELPLKKPGKEPNPMVQLSVQDVTRESRVVYNTSNPVWDDAFRFFLQDPANQDIDIQVKDDTRQTSLGSLSVRLSRLLSAEDLTLDQWFQLENSGPGSRIYMKLVMRILFLDAPEVCNTPRPCAPGQSDGETSTFAGSSVDMPPRPSQASPDAQFGTESVIRIHLLEAENLIAKDNFMGGMIRGKSDPYAKVRLGGQSFRSHVIKEELSPRWNEVYEVVVNEIPGQEVEFEIYDKDVDKDDFLGRCKIALKRVLSSRFIDEWLPLEDVKSGRLHVRLECLAPTPDGAELEQVLMVNSLTQTQRSAELSSALLSVFLDRAADLPLRKGSKPPSPYVSLSVRNVSHKSKTATSTAEPIWDEGFSFLVKRPHVESLELQVKDEGGQGLGSLSLPLTQLLAAETLTLDRWFPLSRAGPGSQVLLRVQLGILVSQHSGVEPRSARSAGEEAERPPGGSEPELYVGEDGDRGGAGPAQELRQRLTHADSNSELVEGPLGQLQLTVWYHMDERKLVVIVHSCRKLRASSKDIPDPYVSLILLPDKNRVTKRKTTVRKRTLNPEFNERFEWELPLEEATRRKLEACVKNSVSFMSREKEPLGKVHLDLSQMDLAQGKAQWHNLKDDRSSS, encoded by the exons ATGGAGAAGTTGCTGGTGGAGAACATCGCCCCCATGATCCGCGCCTCCAACACCCACCTGCAGACCTTCGCCTTCACCAAGGTCGACATGGGCGAGAAG CCCCTCAGGGTCATGGGCGTGAACGTTCACACTGGCCAGAACAAGAAGCAAATCCTGCTGGACCTGACCATCAG CTACGTGGGGGACGTGCACATCGACGTGGAGGTGAAGAAATTCTTCTGCAAGGCCGGGGTGAAGGGGATGCAG CTGCACGGGGTGCTGCGCGTCATCCTGGAGCCCCTCATCGGGGACATGCCCATCGTGGGGGCCCTGACCATGTTCTTCATCCGCCGCCCC ACTCTGGACATTAACTGGACGGGGATGACCAACCTCCTGGACATCCCAGGGCTCAG ctccctgtcggACTCGATGATCATGGACTCCATCGCGGCTTTCCTGGTGCTGCCCAACCGCCTGCTGGTGCCCCTGGTGCCTGACCTGCAGGACGCGGCCCAGCTCCGCTCCCCGCTGCCCAGG ggGATTGTCCGCGTCCACCTGCGGGAGGCCAGGGACCTGCAGTCCAAGGACAAGTACGTGAAGGGGCTGATCGAAGGCAAGTCGGACCCTTACGCCCTCGTCCGCGTGGGCACCCAGGTCTTCACCAGCCGGGTCATCGACGAGAACCTGAACCCCGCCTGGAACGAGACGTACGAG ttcGTGGTGCACGAGGTgccggggcaggagctggaggtggAGGTGTTTGACAAGGACCCCGACCAGGACGACTTCCTGGGCAG GATGAAGCTGGATTTCGGGGAGGTGCTGCAGGCCCGCGTGCTGGAGGAG TGGTTCCCGTTGCAGGACGGTGGCCGGGGCCAGCTTCACCTGCGCCTGGAGTGGCTCAAGCTCCTGTCCGACGCCTCCAAGCTGGAGCAG gtcctcCAGAGGAACCGGGGAATCTCCTCCAAGCCGGAGGCGCCGTCAGCCGCCATCCTGGTCATCTACCTGgaccgggcccaggagcttccc CTGAAGAAGCCTGGCAAGGAGCCCAACCCCATGGTGCAGCTCTCTGTGCAGGACGTCACGCGGGAGAGCAGG gttgtCTATAACACCAGCAACCCAGTCTGGGACGACGCCTTCCGCTTCTTCCTCCAGGACCCGGCCAATCAGGACATCGACATCCAG GTGAAGGATGACACGCGCCAGACCAGCCTGGGCTCGCTCAGCGTCCGCCTGTCCCGCCTGCTGAGCGCCGAGGACCTGACGCTGGACCAGTGGTTCCAGCTGGAGAACTCGGGGCCGGGCAGCCGCATCTACATGAAGCTCGTCATGCGG ATCCTGTTCCTGGACGCCCCCGAGGTCTGCAACACTCCCCGGCCGTGCGCCCCGGGGCAGTCGGACGGGGAGACCAGCACCTTTGCTGgcagcagtgtggacatgccgCCCCGGCCCAGCCAAGCCAGCCCCGACGCCCAGTTCGGCACCGAG agTGTGATCCGCATTCACCTGCTGGAAGCCGAGAACCTCATCGCCAAGGATAACTTTATGGGCGGCATGATCCGGGGCAAGTCGGACCCCTACGCCAAGGTGCGGCTGGGCGGGCAGAGCTTCCGCAGCCACGTGATCAAGGAGGAACTGAGCCCCCGCTGGAACGAGGTCTACGAG GTCGTTGTGAACGAGatcccaggccaggaggtggaGTTCGAGATCTACGACAAAGACGTCGACAAGGACGACTTCCTGGGCAG GTGTAAGATCGCCCTGAAGCGAGTCCTGAGCAGCCGCTTCATCGACG AGTGGCTCCCCCTGGAGGACGTGAAATCCGGCCGCCTCCACGTGAGGCTGGagtgcctggcccccacccccgaCGGCGCCGAGCTGGAGCAG GTGCTGATGGTGAATAGCCTGACCCAGACCCAGCGGAGCGCGGAGCTGTCGTCCGCCCTCCTCTCCGTCTTCCTGGACCGGGCGGCCGACCTGCCG ctccggAAGGGCTCCAAGCCCCCCAGCCCCTACGTCAGCCTTTCCGTCCGGAATGTCTCCCACAAGAGCAAg accgcCACCTCCACCGCGGAGCCCATCTGGGACGAAGGCTTCTCCTTCCTCGTCAAGCGCCCCCACGTGGAGTCCTTGGAGCTGCAG GTGAAGGacgagggggggcagggcctggggtcgctgagcctgcccctcacccagCTGCTGGCGGCTGAGACGCTGACGCTGGATCGCTGGTTCCCGCTCAGCCGCGCCGGCCCCGGCAGCCAGGTCCTGCTGCGAGTGCAGCTCGGG ATCCTGGTCTCCCAGCACTCGGGGGTGGAGCCCCGCAGCGCCCGGTCAGCTGGCGAGGAGGCCGAGCGCCCCCCCGGGGGGTCGGAGCCGGAGCTCTACGTCGGGGAGGACGGGGACCGCGGGGGGGCCGGGCCTGCCCAGGAGCTGCGCCAGCGCCTCACCCACGCGGACAG TAACTCGGAGCTGGTGGAGGGCCCCCTGGGCCAGCTGCAACTCACAGTCTGGTACCACATGGACGAGCGCAAGCTAGTTGTCATCGTACATTCCTGCAG gAAGCTGAGGGCCAGTTCGAAGGACATTCCCGACCCCTACGTCTCCCTGATCCTCCTGCCCGACAAGAACCGCGTGACCAAGAGGAAAACCACCGTGCGGAAAAGGACCCTGAACCCCGAGTTCAATGAGAG GTTCGAGTGGGAACTGCCCCTGGAGGAGGCCACCCGGAGGAAGCTCGAGGCCTGCGTCAAAAACAGCGTCTCCTTCATGTCCCGGGAGAAGGAGCCCCTGGGGAAG GTGCATCTCGACCTGTCGCAGATGGACCTGGCCCAGGGCAAGGCccagtg GCACAACTTGAAAGACGACAGGAGCAGCTCTTAG
- the ZC3H10 gene encoding zinc finger CCCH domain-containing protein 10 isoform X2, with translation MPDRDNYNNGSSGDEAGANSDDICRDFLRNVCKRGKRCRFRHPDISEVTNLGVRKNEFIFCHDFQNKECVRLNCRFIHGTKEDEDYYKKTGELPLRLRQKVAAGLGLSPADLPNSKEEVPICRDFLKGDCQRGAKCKFQHLQREYEYDARVIAARDPSIATTVRRYDPYDVMYDPDRYDDHDPVLKRRRVDGLHFETYEYSFTNPRTVEYRLLEEENIMLRKRVEDLKKQVNNLLATNEVLLEQNAQFRNQAKVMTLSSTATATEQTLAPTVGTVTNYNHSIAQTHTTLSSQALQPRPVTQQDLVAPAGAQAAPPTNAAPPMNPEITPLSAALAQTIAQGMAPPVSMAPVAVSVAPVAVSMAQPLGGITMSHATTPMVTYPIASQSMRITAMPH, from the coding sequence ATGCCCGACCGTGACAACTACAACAATGGCAGTAGCGGCGACGAGGCGGGCGCCAACTCCGACGACATCTGCCGCGACTTCCTGCGCAACGTCTGTAAGCGAGGCAAGCGCTGCCGCTTCCGGCACCCCGACATCAGCGAGGTCACCAACCTGGGTGTGCGCAAGAACGAATTCATCTTCTGCCACGACTTCCAGAACAAGGAGTGCGTGCGCCTCAACTGCCGCTTCATCCACGGCACCAAGGAGGACGAGGACTATTACAAGAAGACGGGGGAGCTGCCCCTGCGCCTGCGCCAGAAGGTGGCGGCTGGACTCGGCCTCTCCCCGGCGGACCTGCCGAACAGCAAGGAGGAGGTGCCGATATGCAGGGACTTCCTGAAGGGCGACTGCCAGCGGGGAGCCAAGTGCAAGTTCCAGCACTTGCAGCGGGAGTACGAGTACGACGCCCGGGTCATTGCGGCCCGGGACCCCAGCATTGCCACCACCGTGCGCCGCTACGACCCCTACGACGTCATGTATGACCCCGACCGCTACGACGACCACGACCCGGTGCTGAAGCGGAGGCGGGTGGACGGGCTGCACTTCGAAACCTACGAGTACAGCTTCACCAACCCGCGCACGGTGGAGTACCGGCTCctggaggaggagaacatcatGCTGCGCAAGCGCGTGGAGGACCTCAAGAAGCAGGTCAACAACCTGCTGGCGACCAACGAGGTGCTGCTGGAGCAGAACGCCCAGTTCCGAAACCAGGCCAAAGTCATGACTCTCAGCTCCACCGCCACGGCCACCGAGCAGACCCTGGCCCCGACCGTGGGCACTGTCACCAATTATAACCACAGCATTGCCCAGACTCACACCACGCTCAGCAGCCAGGCCCTCCAGCCGCGCCCCGTCACCCAGCAGGATTTGGTGGCTCCGGCCGGAGCGCAGGCAGCACCCCCCACCAACGCAGCGCCCCCCATGAACCCTGAAATCACCCCACTCTCGGCTGCTCTGGCTCAGACCATCGCACAGGGCATGGCTCCTCCGGTCTCCATGGCGCCCGTGGCAGTGTCGGTGGCGCCCGTGGCAGTTTCAATGGCACAGCCGCTGGGAGGTATCACCATGAGCCACGCCACCACGCCCATGGTGACATACCCCATTGCGTCGCAGAGCATGAGGATAACAGCCATGCCACACTAA
- the ESYT1 gene encoding extended synaptotagmin-1 isoform X1 gives MEQREGPGSGPAPGSGEALAALAAFGKLLLGLAPVYVAGRLGLSLGFVLLGLALFAGWRAARRGKERSLRAARRLLQDEERHVSAAAAGLYLSARELPAWVSFPDVEKAEWLNKILAQAWPFFGQYMEKLLVENIAPMIRASNTHLQTFAFTKVDMGEKPLRVMGVNVHTGQNKKQILLDLTISYVGDVHIDVEVKKFFCKAGVKGMQLHGVLRVILEPLIGDMPIVGALTMFFIRRPTLDINWTGMTNLLDIPGLSSLSDSMIMDSIAAFLVLPNRLLVPLVPDLQDAAQLRSPLPRGIVRVHLREARDLQSKDKYVKGLIEGKSDPYALVRVGTQVFTSRVIDENLNPAWNETYEFVVHEVPGQELEVEVFDKDPDQDDFLGRMKLDFGEVLQARVLEEWFPLQDGGRGQLHLRLEWLKLLSDASKLEQVLQRNRGISSKPEAPSAAILVIYLDRAQELPLKKPGKEPNPMVQLSVQDVTRESRVVYNTSNPVWDDAFRFFLQDPANQDIDIQVKDDTRQTSLGSLSVRLSRLLSAEDLTLDQWFQLENSGPGSRIYMKLVMRILFLDAPEVCNTPRPCAPGQSDGETSTFAGSSVDMPPRPSQASPDAQFGTESVIRIHLLEAENLIAKDNFMGGMIRGKSDPYAKVRLGGQSFRSHVIKEELSPRWNEVYEVVVNEIPGQEVEFEIYDKDVDKDDFLGRCKIALKRVLSSRFIDEWLPLEDVKSGRLHVRLECLAPTPDGAELEQVLMVNSLTQTQRSAELSSALLSVFLDRAADLPLRKGSKPPSPYVSLSVRNVSHKSKTATSTAEPIWDEGFSFLVKRPHVESLELQVKDEGGQGLGSLSLPLTQLLAAETLTLDRWFPLSRAGPGSQVLLRVQLGILVSQHSGVEPRSARSAGEEAERPPGGSEPELYVGEDGDRGGAGPAQELRQRLTHADSNSELVEGPLGQLQLTVWYHMDERKLVVIVHSCRKLRASSKDIPDPYVSLILLPDKNRVTKRKTTVRKRTLNPEFNERFEWELPLEEATRRKLEACVKNSVSFMSREKEPLGKVHLDLSQMDLAQGKAQWHNLKDDRSSS, from the exons ATGGAGCAGCGGGAGGGTCCCGGGTCCGGGCCCGCGCCCGGCTCGGGCGAGGCGCTGGCCGCCCTGGCCGCCTTCGGGAAGCTGCTGCTGGGCCTGGCGCCCGTGTACGTGGCCGGGCGGCTGGGCCTGAGCCTGGGCTTCGTGCTGCTCGGGCTGGCGCTGTTCGCGGGCTGgcgggcggcgcggcgcggcaAGGAGCGGAGCCTGCGGGCCGCCCGCCGCCTGCTGCAGGACGAGGAGCGCCACGtgagcgccgccgccgccggcctCTACCTCAGCGCGCGGGAGCTGCCGGCCTGG GTCAGTTTCCCGGACGTGGAGAAGGCCGAATGGCTCAACAAG ATCCTGGCCCAGGCCTGGCCTTTCTTCGGGCAGTACATGGAGAAGTTGCTGGTGGAGAACATCGCCCCCATGATCCGCGCCTCCAACACCCACCTGCAGACCTTCGCCTTCACCAAGGTCGACATGGGCGAGAAG CCCCTCAGGGTCATGGGCGTGAACGTTCACACTGGCCAGAACAAGAAGCAAATCCTGCTGGACCTGACCATCAG CTACGTGGGGGACGTGCACATCGACGTGGAGGTGAAGAAATTCTTCTGCAAGGCCGGGGTGAAGGGGATGCAG CTGCACGGGGTGCTGCGCGTCATCCTGGAGCCCCTCATCGGGGACATGCCCATCGTGGGGGCCCTGACCATGTTCTTCATCCGCCGCCCC ACTCTGGACATTAACTGGACGGGGATGACCAACCTCCTGGACATCCCAGGGCTCAG ctccctgtcggACTCGATGATCATGGACTCCATCGCGGCTTTCCTGGTGCTGCCCAACCGCCTGCTGGTGCCCCTGGTGCCTGACCTGCAGGACGCGGCCCAGCTCCGCTCCCCGCTGCCCAGG ggGATTGTCCGCGTCCACCTGCGGGAGGCCAGGGACCTGCAGTCCAAGGACAAGTACGTGAAGGGGCTGATCGAAGGCAAGTCGGACCCTTACGCCCTCGTCCGCGTGGGCACCCAGGTCTTCACCAGCCGGGTCATCGACGAGAACCTGAACCCCGCCTGGAACGAGACGTACGAG ttcGTGGTGCACGAGGTgccggggcaggagctggaggtggAGGTGTTTGACAAGGACCCCGACCAGGACGACTTCCTGGGCAG GATGAAGCTGGATTTCGGGGAGGTGCTGCAGGCCCGCGTGCTGGAGGAG TGGTTCCCGTTGCAGGACGGTGGCCGGGGCCAGCTTCACCTGCGCCTGGAGTGGCTCAAGCTCCTGTCCGACGCCTCCAAGCTGGAGCAG gtcctcCAGAGGAACCGGGGAATCTCCTCCAAGCCGGAGGCGCCGTCAGCCGCCATCCTGGTCATCTACCTGgaccgggcccaggagcttccc CTGAAGAAGCCTGGCAAGGAGCCCAACCCCATGGTGCAGCTCTCTGTGCAGGACGTCACGCGGGAGAGCAGG gttgtCTATAACACCAGCAACCCAGTCTGGGACGACGCCTTCCGCTTCTTCCTCCAGGACCCGGCCAATCAGGACATCGACATCCAG GTGAAGGATGACACGCGCCAGACCAGCCTGGGCTCGCTCAGCGTCCGCCTGTCCCGCCTGCTGAGCGCCGAGGACCTGACGCTGGACCAGTGGTTCCAGCTGGAGAACTCGGGGCCGGGCAGCCGCATCTACATGAAGCTCGTCATGCGG ATCCTGTTCCTGGACGCCCCCGAGGTCTGCAACACTCCCCGGCCGTGCGCCCCGGGGCAGTCGGACGGGGAGACCAGCACCTTTGCTGgcagcagtgtggacatgccgCCCCGGCCCAGCCAAGCCAGCCCCGACGCCCAGTTCGGCACCGAG agTGTGATCCGCATTCACCTGCTGGAAGCCGAGAACCTCATCGCCAAGGATAACTTTATGGGCGGCATGATCCGGGGCAAGTCGGACCCCTACGCCAAGGTGCGGCTGGGCGGGCAGAGCTTCCGCAGCCACGTGATCAAGGAGGAACTGAGCCCCCGCTGGAACGAGGTCTACGAG GTCGTTGTGAACGAGatcccaggccaggaggtggaGTTCGAGATCTACGACAAAGACGTCGACAAGGACGACTTCCTGGGCAG GTGTAAGATCGCCCTGAAGCGAGTCCTGAGCAGCCGCTTCATCGACG AGTGGCTCCCCCTGGAGGACGTGAAATCCGGCCGCCTCCACGTGAGGCTGGagtgcctggcccccacccccgaCGGCGCCGAGCTGGAGCAG GTGCTGATGGTGAATAGCCTGACCCAGACCCAGCGGAGCGCGGAGCTGTCGTCCGCCCTCCTCTCCGTCTTCCTGGACCGGGCGGCCGACCTGCCG ctccggAAGGGCTCCAAGCCCCCCAGCCCCTACGTCAGCCTTTCCGTCCGGAATGTCTCCCACAAGAGCAAg accgcCACCTCCACCGCGGAGCCCATCTGGGACGAAGGCTTCTCCTTCCTCGTCAAGCGCCCCCACGTGGAGTCCTTGGAGCTGCAG GTGAAGGacgagggggggcagggcctggggtcgctgagcctgcccctcacccagCTGCTGGCGGCTGAGACGCTGACGCTGGATCGCTGGTTCCCGCTCAGCCGCGCCGGCCCCGGCAGCCAGGTCCTGCTGCGAGTGCAGCTCGGG ATCCTGGTCTCCCAGCACTCGGGGGTGGAGCCCCGCAGCGCCCGGTCAGCTGGCGAGGAGGCCGAGCGCCCCCCCGGGGGGTCGGAGCCGGAGCTCTACGTCGGGGAGGACGGGGACCGCGGGGGGGCCGGGCCTGCCCAGGAGCTGCGCCAGCGCCTCACCCACGCGGACAG TAACTCGGAGCTGGTGGAGGGCCCCCTGGGCCAGCTGCAACTCACAGTCTGGTACCACATGGACGAGCGCAAGCTAGTTGTCATCGTACATTCCTGCAG gAAGCTGAGGGCCAGTTCGAAGGACATTCCCGACCCCTACGTCTCCCTGATCCTCCTGCCCGACAAGAACCGCGTGACCAAGAGGAAAACCACCGTGCGGAAAAGGACCCTGAACCCCGAGTTCAATGAGAG GTTCGAGTGGGAACTGCCCCTGGAGGAGGCCACCCGGAGGAAGCTCGAGGCCTGCGTCAAAAACAGCGTCTCCTTCATGTCCCGGGAGAAGGAGCCCCTGGGGAAG GTGCATCTCGACCTGTCGCAGATGGACCTGGCCCAGGGCAAGGCccagtg GCACAACTTGAAAGACGACAGGAGCAGCTCTTAG